A single region of the Thermoleophilum album genome encodes:
- a CDS encoding Fur family transcriptional regulator, whose translation MALDDRQLADELRSRGLRVTATRLAVYRAVREIGGHPDVETIAERVRADIGGISTQGVYDCLAALTRAGLLRRIEPAGSPARFETRVGDNHHHVVCRSCGRARDIDCVIGAAPCLEPDDLGGFVIDEAEVTFWGLCPECASKRADQPALNGPGADSRQVVGANQRKEG comes from the coding sequence GTGGCACTCGACGACCGGCAGCTGGCCGACGAGCTGCGCAGCCGCGGCTTGCGCGTCACCGCTACCCGGCTCGCCGTCTACCGGGCGGTGCGCGAGATCGGCGGCCATCCCGACGTCGAGACGATTGCCGAGCGCGTGCGCGCCGACATCGGCGGGATCTCCACGCAAGGCGTCTATGACTGTCTGGCGGCGCTCACCCGTGCCGGCCTGCTGCGCCGTATCGAGCCGGCCGGCAGCCCCGCACGCTTCGAAACCCGCGTCGGTGACAACCACCATCACGTCGTTTGCCGCAGTTGCGGCCGGGCGCGCGACATCGACTGCGTGATCGGCGCCGCCCCGTGTCTCGAGCCCGACGACCTCGGGGGCTTCGTCATCGACGAGGCCGAGGTCACCTTCTGGGGCTTGTGCCCGGAGTGCGCGTCCAAGCGCGCCGATCAACCAGCGCTTAACGGCCCGGGCGCGGACAGCCGTCAAGTTGTCGGTGCAAACCAACGAAAGGAGGGTTGA